The genomic interval ATCCGTCCGGGGAAGCGGGCGACCAGCGGCACCTTCAGCACGTCGTCGTACATCATGTAGTGCTTGTCCATCATCCCGTGCGAGCCGCACAGGTCGCCGTGGTCGGTCGAGTAGACGACCAGCGTGTTCTCCGCCACGCCGGCGGTGTCCAGCGCGTCGAGCACCTCGCCGATTTTGGCATCCAGCAGCGTGATCTCCGCGAGGTACCGGCTGACGACCGGCGCCCACTGCTCCCAGCCCCAGCCGTCGACGCCCCAGCTGCGCCGCTGCTGGGCCTGCATCGGCGGCTTGTCCTCCAGCGGGTCCGCGAAGGCCGGCCAGGGCGGGATCGAGCCCGCGGGGTAATCGTCGGCGACCGCCTCGGGAACGAGGCAGGGCAGGTGCGGCTCGGAAGGATCCCACCGGACGAAGAAGGGTCGCGAGCCGTCGGTGTTGTCCGCGGAGAAGTCGCGGATCGCGTCGCAGGTCAGCCCCGCCCCCCAGGCGATCCGCGTGTCCTCCACGCCGCTGGTCCGGTCGACCTCGCCGAACCAGCCGTTGGTCCGCTCGCGCGGCGGCAGCCCTCGCTGCGCCCGCCACGCGTCGTAATCGTCCTCCTCCCAGGCGTACCGCTCGACGCCGTACCCGGTGGGGTCCCCCGGCACCTCGCCGTGGAACTTGCCGAAGTGCGCCATCCTGTAGCCGGCGCTACCGAGACGCTGCCACAGGATCGGCTCGCCCGTCTCCGCGGGCCGGTACCCGTCGAAGGGCGGGATGTTCTGGCAGCGGTGCTGGCTGGGCCACCGGCCGGTCAAGAGCGACGCACGCGCCGGGCTGCAGATCGGAGAGGGCGTGAAGGCGTTGACGAAGTCGGCGCCCTGCGCCGCCAGCCGGTCGAGGTTGGGCGTCCGGATCCGCGGCCCGTTCCCGCTCGCGTGGATCCCAAGGCAGTCGAAGCGGTGTTGGTCCGAATGGATGAGCAGGAGATTGGGGCGGGAGTTCGCCATGGCGGGGAAGCTAAGCGAAGAGGCGGGGAGGCGGGGAGGCGGAGAGGCGGGGAGACGAAGAGACGAAGAGACGGAGAGACGAAGAGACGGAGACAGGCAGACGCGGCGGCTACGCCGACCGCTTCTCTCTCTGATTCGCTGTCTTCGTCTCTTCGTCTCTCACCCAACTCCGCCACCACCCGCGGCATCTTCCGTCGCGAGCCGTGCAGCCGCGGGCGGCACGCGTCCGCCGCTGCGTCGCTTCGTCTCTCGCGATGCAGACTCCGCCCCCGCTTGGACTGCCACAACGCCAGCGCCCCGCTACACCGGGCGATTCTCTCGATACTCGCTCGGCGTCGTGTGCGTGTACCGCCGGAACGCCCGCGTGAACGTCGCGTGCGAGGTGAAGCCCAGGTCGAGCATGATGTTCTTGATCGGGAGGTCGGTCCCGCGCAAGCGGGCGCAGGCCTTCTGGATCCTCAGCTCCGAGAGGTAGCGACGCGGCGCGACGCCGTAGCGCTGGGTGAAGGCGCGAGACAGGTGCTCCCGCGAGACGCCGCAGCGGTCCGCCAGCTCGGCGACGTTCCAGTCCCGCTCCGGCCGCTCGGCCATCAGCGTCTCGGCGTCGCGGGCGAGCTGCCGGGTCTGCGGCGCCTTGATGCCGCTCTCCGCGGCCGCCAGCACCAACGCCAGCACCTCGGTCACGAGCAGCACGCCCTCGGAGCCGGGCATCGTCACCTGGTGCGTGCGCTCGCGGGTCAGCGCGATCAGCCGGCGGATCGTGGCGCTCTGCGGGTCCACGCGGTACGGGCCCGGGAATGCCGCCCGGAGGTCTTCGACCATCTCGCGGGCCCGGGCGCCGCCGAAGATGAAGCCGAGGTAGTCGAACGGCAGCGGGCTCCCGGCCTCGCCGGCCCCGAACCAGTCGTCGTCGTCGTTGACCTCGTGGAAGAGAGCGCCGCCCACCGGCAGCGTCGACTCCTTCCCGGCGACGCGCCCGCGGCCGCCCTGGGAGAGGGCGACGCTGAGCACGAGCTTGTCGGGCATCCGCGACTGCTTCACCCGGTCCGTCCGGTAGCGCCCGGTGGGGTCGCGTCCCCGGCCCAGGAAGTGGGGGAAGGGAAGCCCCTCCACGCGTCCAGGGACGCGAAACCAGAGGTAATCCGCCATGCGGCGGGGCGGTGGAACGTGGGTTTCGAGCATCACACGGCGCAAGTTGATCTCACAGGGCCAACCTTGTGAGCGGGGAACGTGTGGGATAGGTTGGATGAGTCGCGATTGCAAGCCGACGAGCCGGCACTCTTCGGCCTCGCCGGGGCTTCCCCCGGATCCGACCATCGGCATCACGCCACGCAACCCATCGCTCTCGGGGCTTCCCCGATCGTCACCCTTCTCCTCCCGCATCCCGCTCTGGCGTCCGCACGGCGTCACCCGCTTCGTCCAGGAGCCTCCCCATGACCCGCACGCACCCGAACCGCCGGGGTTTCACGCTCATCGAACTCCTCGTGGTGATCTCCATCATCGCGCTGCTGATCGGCATCCTGCTGCCGGCGCTGGGGGCGGCGCGGGCGAGCGCCCGCGACATGAAGTGCCTCGCGAACCAGCGGCAGCTGGCGCTCGCCGGCAATGCGTACTTCGCGGACTACAACGGCGAGTCCTTCTCGCACTGGCCGATGGACGTCTTCTTCCGCGGCGACTACATCGACGTCGAGGAGAACAACCAGATCCAGGTCTGCCCCTCGACCGAGAACCCCACCGACCGCACCGGCGCCCTGGGCGCCGGAGCGCCCGCCGGCCCGGTGGGCGCCCCGTACTGGTACGGATCGACGGGCGTGGCCTACCTCTCGGGCCCCCGGACGTCGATCAGCCGCTTCCCCTCCAAGGGCAGCTACTTCTACAACGGCTGGATCTCCACCGATCCCTACGCCCGCGTGACGGTGGCCGGTGCCGGCCCGGACCGAACAGAGCGTCTGAAGCGGAACTTCCGCAAGGCGGACTCGATCCAGACCCCCTCGACCACGCCCTTCTCCGCGGACGGCGTCTGGACGCTGACCGCGCCCAGCGTCGAGTTCAGCGGCGGCCATCCTTCCAGCTTCGCGCCCGAAGCCCCGGAGAACACCGCCGGCGGTTCCCGTGCCTACGGCTACCACGAGATGGTGATGCGTCGCCACGGCTCGGGCTCCAACCAGTTCTCCTTCGTGGATGGCAGCGCCGGCCTGTTCCCCTGGGCGGACATGTACGCCTTCACCTGGTACCGCGACTACGACCCGCAGAACAACCTCCCGCCGGCGAACCTGCCGAACCAGTGAGCCGCCCGCCGTCCGCGACCCCGGAAGGGGTTGCCGCCGCTTCTGTCCCGCGTCCCGCGGCCGATCCTTTCCCCCGGAGAACCCCATCATGCGATCCCTTCCCTCCCTCGCCCTTCTCGCCACCGGTGCCTTCGTCTCCGCCTTCGCCGCCCAGTCCGTCCGGGCCCAGACGGTCCTCTACTCCGATTCCTTCGACAGCCGCCTCACCGGCAGCGGCGTCGCCAACGGCAACCCCGCCGGCGACGGCAACGGGTCGTCGGACTGGGGCACCGCGGACAACGCCCTGGGTGGCTCCGCCGTGGTCGCCTGGTCCGCCGGGCGGAACGGCGGCCCGACCGGAGGCGCCCAGTTCACCACCAACGCGGGCGCGACGGTCACCCCCGGCCCGGCCCCGCTCGTCGGCACCATGTTCAACGGGGCGGTGAACACCGACACCAGCGTGACCGCGGACGCCGCCCTCGGGTTGAACATCGCGTTCGACTTCAGCCGCGACGGCTCGGCTCCGATCGACGGCGTGGACGCACCCGGCAACGGCTTCCTCTCGGTCGGCACCGGGTACGACGAGACCGTCAACGCGTTCAGCCCCTTCGAGACCACCGGCAACTCCGACTTCGCGGTGCTGTTTCAGCAGGCCGCCAACGGCAACACCGGCAACGCCGAGATCTTCTCGGACGGAACGTCTCTGGGCACCTTCGACTACGGCGACCCGCTGGCCACGCACAGCGTCGAGCTCGACTTCGTGCCGGTCGTCGCCGGTGCCTACGGAGCTGCGGACGCCATCGCGTACGCGGTGATCGTCGACGGCAACGCGCTCGCTTCCGGCACGATCACCGGCGGCGCCGAGTTCGGCGACCTCGCCTTCGCGACGAACCTGTTCAGCGCCGCGAACATCGACAACCTGGTGGTGAGCGGCACGCCGATCCCCGAGCCCGCCACCGCGGCCCTCCTGGCCCTGGGCGGGGCGGCTCTCCTCGGCCGCCGACGCCGCGGCTGAGCGGCCCGCTCTTCCCGTCCCGCCGCCGCCACCGCGGCGGCGGGGCGTTCCCGGGGCTCCTCTCCCGCACCTCCGAGACATCCATGCCGGACCCGTTCCGCTCCCTCGCCGCGACGCTCGTGGCGGGCCTGCTCGCCCTCCAGCTCCCTCCGGCGCTCGCCCAGTCCACGCCCGAGCCCGAGCCCGACGCCGCGCCCACCGAGGGCGCCGGCAACTACATCGAGGGCGATCCCAAGGCGGCCCTGGAGAAGGACCGCCCCCAACCCACAGGCGTCGTCAGCGTCGGCGCCGCCGAGGGCGGCTCCGCCAGCGGCGTGCTCTCGATTCTCCCGCCGATCCGGCTCACGCCGCGGAAACTGTCCTTTCCCCACGGCGAGGACCGCCGCGTCGACCTCAACGGCACCTGGGACTTCGTCCCCGCCGTGCCCGAGGGCTTCGACGGGACCTTCCGCTCCATCGACGACTGGCAAACCCTGGAGGTTCCCGGCCACCCCGCGCTCGGGGGTCACGAGGTGCTCGATCCCAAGAGCGACCGCCGCTTCGGCTACCACCGCCGCTTCGAGGTGCCCGCCTCCTTCGAGGGCGGCCGGACGGTCCTCCGCTTCGAGGGCGTCGACGGCTTCACGAAGATCTGGATCAACGGCGAGAAGGTCGGGGAGAACGACATCGCCACGCTGCCCACCGAGCTGGACGTCACCGACTTCGTGAAGCCCGGCGAGGCCAACGAGCTGGTGCTGACCATCGAGGGCAGCCTGGTCACCTTCTGGTCCATGCGCAAGATCGGCGGCATCACCCGCGAGGTCTACCTGCAGCACCTCCCCGACGTGAACCTCGCCCGGCTGCACGTCGACACCGACCTCACCCCGGGTTCTTCGGAGGGCGGGAACGGGGGCGTGCTCGCCGCGATGCGGGCGCACGTCCGCGTGGCGAACCAGGGCGACGCGCTCGCCTCGCCGGTGACGATCGCCTTCACCCTCCGCGACGCCGACGGCGAGGAGGTCGCCCTGCAACACCTCGAGGGCCCGCTCCCGCTGCTGGACGTCCTGCCCGGGCAGACCCTCGAAGCGACGCTCCCGCTGCACGCGACCGGCGTGCTCCCCTGGACCGCCGAGACGCCGAATCTCTACACGCTCGAGGCCGAGCTGCAGGTGGACGGCGAGCCAACGATGTCCGCCCGCCAGCGCTTCGGCTTCCGCGAGGTGGAGGTCGCGGGCCCGCACCTGCTCGTCAACGGGAGCCCGGTGAAGCTCTGGGCGACCAACTACCACATCACCTACCCGGGACTCTCCGAGTCCGTTCCGAAGGAGCTGATCAAAAACGACATCCGCCTCTTCAAGGAGGCCAACTTCAACGCGGCCCGGTCGCGGCCCACGCCGCCGATCCAGTACGTCGACCTGTGCGACGAGATGGGCTTCTACACCACGATCGAGGGCATGATCAGCCTGATGATCTACGCGAAGGGCCCGCTGAACGACCACGGGGCCGACCCGGCGATCTCGGTTCCGTACCGCCGGCACATCGCCACGATGATCGAGAGCTACTACTCCAACCCCTCGGTCATCACCTGGGGCCTCGCCAACGAGTCGCCCTACTACGACTACTTCAAGGTGGCGGCGCTGGGCGCCGCGGCGGCGGACCCCACCCGCCCGCTGTTCTTCGGCTCCGACGCGCGCAAGGGCGTCGACATCCCGCTGATGGACATGAACGACGACCACTACCCGCGCAAGGCCTACGGCGAGGGCCAGCCCAGCTACGGCATCGCCGACGTGGACGAGCTGAACACGATCGAGAACGGCGCCTGGGACTACCCCGCCGACCGGCCCAACCTGTTCACCGAGTGGCTGCACGTGCACGTGAACAACGTGAAGGAGATCGCCTACGACCCGGGCATCGACGACTTCTGGGGCTACCCCGCCGAGGTCCACGCCAAGCACTTCGACGACAAGCCCCACTTCGCCGGCGGCTTCCAGTTCAAGGGCGCTCCCTACCGTGGCATCGGCGCGAGCCCGAACTGGCGGGGCGTCTTCGACGAGGACCGCCGGGTCAACGACGTCTTCTGGGCGGTCAAGAAGAGCCACTCCCCGGTGCGGATCTTCGAGCCGGCCTCCGGTCGGGTGGAGGGGGACGAGGCGGTGTGGCCGGTGCGGAACCGCTTCGCCTTCACGAACCTGCAGGACGTCGCGTTCGCGTGGGCTTCGCCCGGCGGCAGCGGCGAGGCCTCGCCCTCGGTGGCACCGATGAGCGACGGCGAGCTGGCGCTGCCGGCGGCGGCGGCCCGCGCCGGGCCGATCGAGGTGGAGGTCCTCGCCGCGGACGGCGCCGTCCTGGACGCGTACGAGCTGACGCTCGCGGATGCCGCCGAGGAGGAGGGCGTCGCGGGGGAGGCATCCGCTTGGAGACTCGAAGAAAAGGGCCGCGCCCGCGTCCTCACCCGCGGCGACGTGGTCGCGACGATCGGGGCGGAGTCAGGCCTGCTCGAGTCCGTGACCGTCGGCGGCGAGCCGGTCGTCATCGGCCCGGTCACGCTCAGCGTGATCCCCTCGCAGCTGCGGAACTTCAAGTGGCAGGGCAGGTTCACCCTGGTGAATCAGGCCTGGGGCTGGGAGGCCGGCCGCGTGGAGGTGGACACCGCCGACGACGGCACCGTCACCGTCTCCACCTCCGGGTCCTACACCCGCTTCGACGTCAACTTCACGCAGGCCTTCGCGCCCGATGGCACCGTCCGCGTCGAGGCCGACGCCACGTACACCGGCGGCGACAACCCCGGCGAGAAGCGGGGTGTCAACATCTTCAACCACGGCATCCGCGTTCCCGTCCACCAGGACCTCGACACGCTGTTCTGGGAACGCGAGGGCCTCTGGAGCGTGTACCCCGGCGACCACATCGGCCGGCTGGAGGGCGAGACCCGCGCCACCGGCGACCCGCGGTGGGCGGACGCCCGGGAGGCTTACGACCCCGAGGCCGCCAAGCCCAACCCGCGGCCGTGGCCGTGGAGCCAGGACCTCAGCGCCGGGGTGACGCGGGACTTCCGCAGCACGAAGTTCAACCTCGTGGAGGGCGGACTCGCAGCCGCGAACGGCCGGCGGATCGTCGTGATCGGGAACCGGGCGGAAGCCTTCGAGGATCGCCGCCACCTGCACGCCGCGCCGCTCAACGACGACCTCGACGGCAACATCTTCACGGAAGAGAAGCACGGGCCCCAGAAGCCGGGTTACGACCTCTCCGTGCTCAGCTTCCACAACGGCGGCACCGAGCCGCACCTCACCAAGAGCCTCCGCTTCGGCGAGCACATCGCCAGGAACGGCTGGGAGCTGGAAGCCGACGCGGCCTTCCGCTTCGACGCCGGCGGCTGAGGCCTCGGCCGGTGCCACCACCTTCAGGTTTGGACCTTGGACCCAACTCCCGAAACCGGCCGATGCCCGGGTGCCACGCCGCTTGCGGGGTGGCGAGCGGGGGAGGTCGTCGCGACGCGGCCACCCCCCAAGGGGCGTGGCACCCGGGGGCCCCAACCAAGCGGAGGTCTTGGGTGCCACGCCGCTTGCGGGGTGGCGAGCGGGGGAGGTCGTCGCGACGCGGCCACCCCCCAAGGGGCGTGGCACCCGGGGGCCCCAACCAAGCGGAGGTCTCGGGTGCCACGCCGCTTGCGGGGTGGCAAGCGCGGGGGGTCGTCCCCTCTCACAGCCCGCGGGTCCCGCCGCTCCGTGTCGAGAATCCACCCGGAACCTCCCCATGCCGACGATCCAGAACCACTCCGCCCGCCGCGACGTCCACGGCGAGGTCATCGACTGCCACGACGGCTGCCTCCGCTTCTTCGGCGGGAGCTACTTCCTCTACGGCACCGCCTACGGCGACAGCGACGGCTTCACGCCGGCGAACCGGTACGTCGTGTACGCCTCGCCGAACCTGAAGGACTGGATCCCACGCGGGGACCTGCTCGCCGCCCCGCTGCCGGGCGTCTCCTACCGGCCGTACGTGGTGCGGCGGCCGTGCGACGGCAGGTACGTGCTCTGGTTCAACTGGTATCCGGAGCTCTGGGAGGGCCGGTTCGGCGTCGCGGTCTCCGACACGCCGGAGGGTCCTTTCGAGGTCGTCGACGAGGCGGTGGAGGTGAGCCAGCCCGAGCCCGGCGACCACAACGTGGCGGTCGGCGCAGACGGCACCGGCTGGCTGATCTACACGTCGATCCCGGACCGGGGGCAAGGCGACCACGGGATGTCGGTGGAGCGGCTGAGCGGGGACCTGTGCTCGTCGACCGGCGAGAACTCGGGCTTCCTGGACTTCCAGGTGGAGGCCCCGAGCCTCTTCGAGCACGCCGGCTCGTGGTGGGCGCTCTTCGGGAACACCTGCTGCTTCTGCCCGGAGGGCGCCGGGGCCCGGCTGTACCGGGCGCAGCACCCGCTGGGGCCCTGGGCTTTCGTGAGAGACATCAACCGCGACGACGACGGCGGCGTCATCGTTGCGGGTCAGCAGACCGACGTCGCCCCGCTGCCCGGCGGCGTGCTGCTGTTCATGGCCGACCGGTGGGGCTCCCGCGGCGACGGGGTCAAGGGCCACGACCTCCAGCACTGGGAGCCGCTCGCGCTCGACGACCGCGGCGTGCCGCGCCGCCTCCAAAACTTGCCGGAAGCCTCTTGGTGACCACCGCCCGCTCCGACGCGGAGACCTCCATGCCCACCACCCTCTCCTTCACCGACTCGACGCCTCTGCTCGGCGACCGCGAGGCGCTCCGCGCCCGCGCCGACGGGGACGGCTACCTCTTCTTCGCCGGCCGGCTGCCCGCGGAGCCGCTGCTCTGCCTCCGCCGCAAGATTCTGGAGATCGTCGGCCGCCACGGCTTGCTCGATCCCGAGCGTGGCGGCGAGGGCTTCGCCCACGTGGAGAAGCTCCGTGGGCTGGAGCTGCCCGGCGGCTGCACCGAGGGCATCTACCGCGACGTGCAGCGGCTGGAGTCCTTCCACACGCTGGCCCACCACCGCGGTCTGCTGGAGATCTTTGAGACGCTCTTCGAGGGCCCGGTGCTCCCGCACCCGCGGAACATCGCCCGCGTGCTGCTGCCGGCGCCCGACGCCGCGGCCACCCCGCCCCACCAGGACTTCATCCACGTCCAGGGTGCGACCGAGACCTGGACCGCCTGGTTCCCGCTGGGCGACTGCCCCCGGGAACTCGGCGGGCTCAGCGTCCTGGAGAAAAGCCACAAGAAGGGCGTGCTCGCCGTGGGGGACGCCGCGGGCGCCGGCGGCTTGGGCACGATCCTCTGCCGCGGCGAGGACACCTGGCTGGAGCACGATTACGCCGTCGGCGACGTCCTGACCTTCCCGAGCACCACCGTCCACCGCGGCCTTCCCAACCGCCTGCCCGGCCGCATCCGCCTCTCCTGCGACCTCCGCTACCAGGACGCTTACGACGAGATCGAGCAGAAGTCGCTCGAACCCCACCGCAACATCCTCACCTGGCACGAGGTCTACGCCGGCTGGAGTAGCGACCGCTACCAGCGATACTGGGAGGACCTGGAGCTGATGATCTCCCCCTGGGACGAGTCGATCCGCTGGCAGAAGGAGCGCATCTGCGACTGATCCCGCGGGGCGGACGCCCGCCGTCACGCCGCGGCAGGGGAGGTCCCGGCGGCGCAGCCCCGGCGTGGTCAGCCGGCGTCCGCCGCGGCATCGCCCCGGAGCGGGCGGCGGAGGGCGCAGACCGCCAGGCCGAGCAGGCCGGTGACCGCGGCGGCGGGGGTGGGCACGGCCACCGGGTCGGGGACGCCGCCGCCGCCGCCGCCGCCGCCGTCGACCGGGACGTCCACCCCGCCGTCGTCCACCGCGTCGTTGCCGTCGCCGTCCACCGCCACGCGGGCCACGGAGTGGATGAGCACGAACTCGTCGGGGCCGAGCTCGGGCGTCACGCCGTCCTCGAACGCGAAGTCCCGCAGCGGCAGCTCGCCGAAGGGGGCACCGCCTCGGAAGGTCGGCACGCCCGCGATCTGGTCGAGGATCGACAGCCCGGTGTCGTCGGCGACCTCGCCGAAGACGGTGAAGCCGCCGTCGACGCCGTCGAGGAAGCCGTTGTCCTTGAGGTTGAAGAAGAACTGGTTGGTGCCGCTGTCCTCCTGGCCGCCGACGCGCGCGAGGGCGAGCGTGCCGCGCGTGTTGGAGATGCCGGGCTCGTTGGCGACGGGCCCCCGGTTGGGGACGCTGCCCAGGTCGAAGGGCGTGGAGACGGGCTCGCCGTCGTAGCGGAAGGCCCCGCCCTGCACCACGAACTCGCGTCCCTGGTCGTCCTCGGCCGCCCGGTGGAAGATCGTGCCGTCGTACTCGCCCGCGTCCACGTACCCGAGGAAGTTCGCGACGTGGCCCGGGGTCGCTTCATCGAAGAGGTCCACGTCGAAGGAGCCGAAGACCGTGTCGAAGCGCACGGTCTCGGCGGCGGCCGGCGAAGCGGCGGCGAGAAGAGCGGCCAGAGCGGGCGCGGCGGCGGTGAGGCGGGCGAGGGGCATGCAGGCTCCAAGGGTCGAGAAATCGATCGCCCAGCGGCGACCGGATCGCGCCAAGCTACACGCTCCCGGCCGCGGTGGCGCGGGAAAACCCGGAAAGCGGCTTCCGTCGCTCACCCCACGCGGCGTCGCGACCCGGATCCGCGGACCGTCGGGCTCCGGCGGCGGTTTCGGCCGCGGTCCGCGGGCTCCCGGCCGGGCTCCGGGACGGCCGCCGCGC from Phycisphaera mikurensis NBRC 102666 carries:
- a CDS encoding family 43 glycosylhydrolase yields the protein MPTIQNHSARRDVHGEVIDCHDGCLRFFGGSYFLYGTAYGDSDGFTPANRYVVYASPNLKDWIPRGDLLAAPLPGVSYRPYVVRRPCDGRYVLWFNWYPELWEGRFGVAVSDTPEGPFEVVDEAVEVSQPEPGDHNVAVGADGTGWLIYTSIPDRGQGDHGMSVERLSGDLCSSTGENSGFLDFQVEAPSLFEHAGSWWALFGNTCCFCPEGAGARLYRAQHPLGPWAFVRDINRDDDGGVIVAGQQTDVAPLPGGVLLFMADRWGSRGDGVKGHDLQHWEPLALDDRGVPRRLQNLPEASW
- a CDS encoding sulfatase-like hydrolase/transferase, with protein sequence MANSRPNLLLIHSDQHRFDCLGIHASGNGPRIRTPNLDRLAAQGADFVNAFTPSPICSPARASLLTGRWPSQHRCQNIPPFDGYRPAETGEPILWQRLGSAGYRMAHFGKFHGEVPGDPTGYGVERYAWEEDDYDAWRAQRGLPPRERTNGWFGEVDRTSGVEDTRIAWGAGLTCDAIRDFSADNTDGSRPFFVRWDPSEPHLPCLVPEAVADDYPAGSIPPWPAFADPLEDKPPMQAQQRRSWGVDGWGWEQWAPVVSRYLAEITLLDAKIGEVLDALDTAGVAENTLVVYSTDHGDLCGSHGMMDKHYMMYDDVLKVPLVARFPGRIEPGSVRDDFVVHELDLHATLLSAAGVGVPDHAEGLDLLAGATGREDVFSQYFGCQFGQYSTRMVRDRRWKYVWNLTAVDELYDLQTDPIEFVNRVHDPAAAGELARLRQRTLHWCETLDDRICNGFTRLQLEDPAVTAAPGA
- a CDS encoding phytanoyl-CoA dioxygenase family protein, whose product is MPTTLSFTDSTPLLGDREALRARADGDGYLFFAGRLPAEPLLCLRRKILEIVGRHGLLDPERGGEGFAHVEKLRGLELPGGCTEGIYRDVQRLESFHTLAHHRGLLEIFETLFEGPVLPHPRNIARVLLPAPDAAATPPHQDFIHVQGATETWTAWFPLGDCPRELGGLSVLEKSHKKGVLAVGDAAGAGGLGTILCRGEDTWLEHDYAVGDVLTFPSTTVHRGLPNRLPGRIRLSCDLRYQDAYDEIEQKSLEPHRNILTWHEVYAGWSSDRYQRYWEDLELMISPWDESIRWQKERICD
- a CDS encoding peptidylprolyl isomerase → MPLARLTAAAPALAALLAAASPAAAETVRFDTVFGSFDVDLFDEATPGHVANFLGYVDAGEYDGTIFHRAAEDDQGREFVVQGGAFRYDGEPVSTPFDLGSVPNRGPVANEPGISNTRGTLALARVGGQEDSGTNQFFFNLKDNGFLDGVDGGFTVFGEVADDTGLSILDQIAGVPTFRGGAPFGELPLRDFAFEDGVTPELGPDEFVLIHSVARVAVDGDGNDAVDDGGVDVPVDGGGGGGGGVPDPVAVPTPAAAVTGLLGLAVCALRRPLRGDAAADAG
- a CDS encoding helix-turn-helix domain-containing protein translates to MLETHVPPPRRMADYLWFRVPGRVEGLPFPHFLGRGRDPTGRYRTDRVKQSRMPDKLVLSVALSQGGRGRVAGKESTLPVGGALFHEVNDDDDWFGAGEAGSPLPFDYLGFIFGGARAREMVEDLRAAFPGPYRVDPQSATIRRLIALTRERTHQVTMPGSEGVLLVTEVLALVLAAAESGIKAPQTRQLARDAETLMAERPERDWNVAELADRCGVSREHLSRAFTQRYGVAPRRYLSELRIQKACARLRGTDLPIKNIMLDLGFTSHATFTRAFRRYTHTTPSEYRENRPV
- a CDS encoding PEP-CTERM sorting domain-containing protein (PEP-CTERM proteins occur, often in large numbers, in the proteomes of bacteria that also encode an exosortase, a predicted intramembrane cysteine proteinase. The presence of a PEP-CTERM domain at a protein's C-terminus predicts cleavage within the sorting domain, followed by covalent anchoring to some some component of the (usually Gram-negative) cell surface. Many PEP-CTERM proteins exhibit an unusual sequence composition that includes large numbers of potential glycosylation sites. Expression of one such protein has been shown restore the ability of a bacterium to form floc, a type of biofilm.); amino-acid sequence: MRSLPSLALLATGAFVSAFAAQSVRAQTVLYSDSFDSRLTGSGVANGNPAGDGNGSSDWGTADNALGGSAVVAWSAGRNGGPTGGAQFTTNAGATVTPGPAPLVGTMFNGAVNTDTSVTADAALGLNIAFDFSRDGSAPIDGVDAPGNGFLSVGTGYDETVNAFSPFETTGNSDFAVLFQQAANGNTGNAEIFSDGTSLGTFDYGDPLATHSVELDFVPVVAGAYGAADAIAYAVIVDGNALASGTITGGAEFGDLAFATNLFSAANIDNLVVSGTPIPEPATAALLALGGAALLGRRRRG
- a CDS encoding glycoside hydrolase family 2 protein, whose protein sequence is MPDPFRSLAATLVAGLLALQLPPALAQSTPEPEPDAAPTEGAGNYIEGDPKAALEKDRPQPTGVVSVGAAEGGSASGVLSILPPIRLTPRKLSFPHGEDRRVDLNGTWDFVPAVPEGFDGTFRSIDDWQTLEVPGHPALGGHEVLDPKSDRRFGYHRRFEVPASFEGGRTVLRFEGVDGFTKIWINGEKVGENDIATLPTELDVTDFVKPGEANELVLTIEGSLVTFWSMRKIGGITREVYLQHLPDVNLARLHVDTDLTPGSSEGGNGGVLAAMRAHVRVANQGDALASPVTIAFTLRDADGEEVALQHLEGPLPLLDVLPGQTLEATLPLHATGVLPWTAETPNLYTLEAELQVDGEPTMSARQRFGFREVEVAGPHLLVNGSPVKLWATNYHITYPGLSESVPKELIKNDIRLFKEANFNAARSRPTPPIQYVDLCDEMGFYTTIEGMISLMIYAKGPLNDHGADPAISVPYRRHIATMIESYYSNPSVITWGLANESPYYDYFKVAALGAAAADPTRPLFFGSDARKGVDIPLMDMNDDHYPRKAYGEGQPSYGIADVDELNTIENGAWDYPADRPNLFTEWLHVHVNNVKEIAYDPGIDDFWGYPAEVHAKHFDDKPHFAGGFQFKGAPYRGIGASPNWRGVFDEDRRVNDVFWAVKKSHSPVRIFEPASGRVEGDEAVWPVRNRFAFTNLQDVAFAWASPGGSGEASPSVAPMSDGELALPAAAARAGPIEVEVLAADGAVLDAYELTLADAAEEEGVAGEASAWRLEEKGRARVLTRGDVVATIGAESGLLESVTVGGEPVVIGPVTLSVIPSQLRNFKWQGRFTLVNQAWGWEAGRVEVDTADDGTVTVSTSGSYTRFDVNFTQAFAPDGTVRVEADATYTGGDNPGEKRGVNIFNHGIRVPVHQDLDTLFWEREGLWSVYPGDHIGRLEGETRATGDPRWADAREAYDPEAAKPNPRPWPWSQDLSAGVTRDFRSTKFNLVEGGLAAANGRRIVVIGNRAEAFEDRRHLHAAPLNDDLDGNIFTEEKHGPQKPGYDLSVLSFHNGGTEPHLTKSLRFGEHIARNGWELEADAAFRFDAGG
- a CDS encoding type II secretion system protein is translated as MTRTHPNRRGFTLIELLVVISIIALLIGILLPALGAARASARDMKCLANQRQLALAGNAYFADYNGESFSHWPMDVFFRGDYIDVEENNQIQVCPSTENPTDRTGALGAGAPAGPVGAPYWYGSTGVAYLSGPRTSISRFPSKGSYFYNGWISTDPYARVTVAGAGPDRTERLKRNFRKADSIQTPSTTPFSADGVWTLTAPSVEFSGGHPSSFAPEAPENTAGGSRAYGYHEMVMRRHGSGSNQFSFVDGSAGLFPWADMYAFTWYRDYDPQNNLPPANLPNQ